TATTCCTGGTCCGTCATCAGGATTTCGCCGCCCACCTTCCAGGTCACGCCCTGGGCGAAGACGCTGAGCGCCATGGTGGTGTTCTGGACCAGCGCAATACGCTCCGGCCTTGTCCCCACGAAACGGGCCAGTTTCTCTCTCGACTCCTCGACGATCGGCCAGTATTTCGGTTGGTGCTTCAACGGATCGCTGTCGAAGGCCCGGATGGCCTCGGTCACCCGGTCTACGACCGGTTTGGGCGACGGTCCGACGGATCCGCCCTGTAGAAAGGCGACCTCGGAGTCCAGGTAGAACTGGTCGCGACGAATCGCCTTCCAGAATGCGTCGTCCGGAGGCGGCAGCGTATCGGTCCGGTCTGGACATGTAACTTCGCTCATGCGGGTTCTCCCGTGACTGTTACTGGTAAGAGGCTGAGCTAAAGAACGGCCCGCGCGACCTTCCGGAACGCCCGGATCACGTCGTCCACGTCTTCATCGGTCAACTGGGCGGGCAGCGGCAGGATGCGCGCCTGGTCGAGCAGATCGTCGCTGCGCGGCAGCATGCCCGCGCGGTATTCCATCGGGCTTTCGGCGTTGAATGGGCAGGTCCAGGGGCATCCAGCGGTCGTCACCGGCGCCTTGTTCAGAAGGTTGGACATGTACCGGTACTGGTGAATGCCGCCGTGGGGCTCGCCGGCCGGGATGCCTTCCGCCCGTATCGCCGCGGTGAACCGGGCCGCCGCTTCCGCCGAGTCGTGGATCCAGGAGAAATAGGCGCCGCTGTCGCCCTCGGGGTCCACGATGCGACGAAGCTGGATGCCCGGCGTCTTTCCGAGGGTCTCCCGCAGCCTGACCTGGTGGCGTTGCATGCCCTCAATGATGGAAGGCAGTTTCTCCAACTGTACCAGGCCGACCGCACCGCGGAGTTCGTCCATGCGGACGCCCATGCCGAAGGTCTCGAACGCTGAGTCCTCCCCGGTCGACACCCCTTCGAGATCCCGCTCGAATCCCGTGTCGTGGAAGCAAACCGCCCGGCGGAAGACCTCGTCGTCGTCCGTCGTGATCATCCCGCCTTCGCCGGTGGTGAAGTTCTTGTTGTACTGGAGGCTGGTCGCACCCGCCGTGCCCATGGATCCCACGGGCCGCCCTCCGATGCGCGCGCCCGCGGCCTGGGAGCAGTCCTCGAGTACCGGGATCCCATGCCGGTCCGCCACCTCCAGGATGGCGGGCATATCGGCGGCCGTTCCGGCCATGTGTACGGCGATGATGACCCGCGTGCGGGGCGTGATGCGACGTTCGATGTCGCCGGGGTCCAGGTTCAGCGTTTCGTCGATGTCGGCGAGGACCGGCACGGCACGCAGATGCACGACCGCGTTGACGTCGGCGATCCACATGAAGGCCGGCATGATGACTTCCGTGCCCGGACCCGCGTCGAGGGCGGCCAAGGCTACGGAAAGCGCCGTGCTCCCGCTGTGGGTGGCGAGGGCGAAACGCGTGCCGACGTACCGGGCATAGGCCGCTTCGAACCGGTCGACCTTGCCGAGGGGCTCGATGCCGTAGTATCGGAAGGGCGAACGGGCTTCGATGACCTCGATGGCGGCCTGTTTTTCCTCTTCCCCGTATACCGCACCACCGGGTATCAGCGGAGGCCAGTTTTCCGTGCGGACAGGAGTTCCGCCGTCGATTGCCAGGGATTCCGCCATGGTCGTCCTGATTCAACGATCGAGCTTACATCGTAGTATGCGGAATGGTTGGAATGAGATGCAGGACTATAACACGCCACGCCGCCCTGTTCAAGTATAATTTACCGCCGTTCGAGGCAGACTCCGAGGGCGGATAATGGTTAAATCTTGCGGCCGGCCAGCCATCCCTGCTCGTCAACCGTCCCTACTGATCAACCGGTCCGCCACGTCCAGCAGCCGATCCTTCCAGGCGACCCGGTCGAGCCAGTCGTCGGGGATGCCGCCAAGACCGTACAGCGCTCCGGCGAGCTGTCCCGTCACCGCGGCAACCGTGTCGGCGTCGTCGGCCAGGTTGGCTGCGAGCAGCACGGCGCCCCGGAAATCAGAGGTGCGTGCCACCGACCACAGGGCGGCTTCCATCGTGCTGGCGACGTAACCGCTCGAGCTGATCTCTTCCCGGGGTTTTCCCCGCCAGCTTCCGGCCAGGATTCGTGAGATCTCCGGTGACCCGTCGAAAGGCCTCGGCGCGAGAAGGTCCGCCCTCGCCCTTCCCGATATGGCATCCGCCAGCAGTGCCGCGAAGCCCCGGCAGGCATCTACCGCGGTTTCGGCCCCGTGCGTCGTCCGGGACTGTTCCGCCGCCGTAGCGTCGAGCAGTGCGCGGTCGTCCCAGTAGCGCAGCGCGACGGGAGAGAGCCGCATCAGCGAGCCGTTTCCCGCGGAGTGCGGGTCGGTGGAACCGGAAAGCGGATCGCCGGTACGCTCATATCGGGTGAGGGCCGCGCGGGTGGTATTCCCAATGTCGAAGCAATGGCCGGTACAGGAGTATTCGCCCTTTCTCATCCAACGGACGAACCGGTCCATCAGGTCCCGGCAGTCGAGTGCCCCGCAGTCGGCGAGGCTTTCGGCCAGGGCCAGCGCCATCGTGGTGTCGTCGGTCCATTCGCCCGCGGCCAGACTGAAGGGACCGCCGCCCACCATGTCTTCCACACGCTGCGCGTCGCGGGATTTGAACTCGAGCGTCGTGCCGACCGCGTCCCCTACTGCGAGACCCAGGAAGGCGCCGATCGCGCGGTCCCGGATGCTCTCCGCGGTCGTGGAGGGCAGTGCCGGGTCCATCGCCTCGCACTGGTGCACGTGGCGCTCCTGTTCACGTGTTTCCAGGGCGTTTATGGAACGGGCCTCTCGAACGCGCCGTATTGCTACGTCGGGTCGTTCGCCGAACTCCACGAGCAACCGCGCGGCGACGGTCCCAGCGCGGCCCAGGCCGCCTTTGCAGTGGACGAGCACGTCGAAACCGAGCCGCAGCCGGTCCCTGATGGATGCTCCCGCATGTACCCAGGCCTTTTCGAATTCCGGTCCGGGCGGCTGCCCGTCCGGTATAGGCAGGTGCCACCACTCCATGTGCCGGTCCGCGACCACCCTGGAGAGGTCCTGAACCTCCAGGTCCCGGACTTCTTCCCTGGTAATCAGGCTGACGACTGCTGTCGCGCCCCACCTGCTGATCCGGTCAAGGTCCAGGTCCAGGTCGCGGTCCCAGTTCCCCGCGAGGCCCCAGGGGTACTTCTTGCCGGGGCACAGGGTGACGCCGATGCGGCCGTAGCCGTCCTTCGGACGTATAGGGTCGACGCGGATCGGGTGGGTCCGGCTTGTTTTTATTACATTGGACATGCACCGCTTTCCTTTCGGTAATCATCGTGAAGGCACCGTATTACCATCGTCCCGACGATAACCCGGCGTACTTTCGACCGCAAGAAGTATCAGTGTTTCTTGTGCTGTTTGCAAACGTATCCATCCACGGCACTGGCGCCCGCGCAACGTTTCCCTTGACAGTCGCATTCAGCGTTCCTATTTTGTGCGGCGTCAGGGGCTGTAGCTCAGCTGGGAGAGCGCATGAATGGCATTCATGAGGTCAGCGGTTCGATCCCGCTCAGCTCCACTGCCTGCTGGTGGCGACCTCATCCTTAAGTGGCGGTCCCTGGTGGATTGATCGAGGTCCCGGCCAGCTTGGCCAGTTTGGTCAGCTTGGCCAGCGCATCGATTTGAAGTGATTCATCAAACACAGTCGGTTATTCGTATACAGCGCGCACTATGCTCAGCACCATCTGCACAGTTAATCGCAGTATACCGACCAGCAGTTTATACACCCTGGGCCGGCTGACGATCTGCCTGTTTTTACTGCTCGCGTCTCCCGTATTGCTCCATGCGGCCCCCATTGACGCCGAGGATACTCCGACCGACGCTGCTTCGATTTCAGCGTCGGTTTTAATTTATGCGCCGTTCCAGTTCCCGGATACGAGCGCGACCACGGCCACTGCCACGGCGAATGCCCCGGCCAACACCAACACCCCGGCCATTGAAGGCGATCTGGGGATCACCATTGATTCGGCGGAGGAGGATAAGGGCCTCGCATCCGGTTCCGCCGTCCCGGACGCGGTTTCTGTAGCGGACACCGACCTCGAAGAACAGTCCGGCACCGCCGGTTTTTCTCTGCTCGTCCCCTACCTGGATGAATTCGACCGCGTCGAGGCCCCCGAACCTCCGTGGCCGGATTTCGGCCGTTTCGACGTTCCAATCAGCTACAACGACCGGGTGAAAAAGGCGATCCACGTCCTGCGGGGCGAAGCTTCCGGCGTTTTTGCCGGATGGCTGGGCCGGACCAACCGCTACCGGGCCATGATCCAGTCGATACTCTCCAGGT
The window above is part of the Gemmatimonadota bacterium genome. Proteins encoded here:
- a CDS encoding DegT/DnrJ/EryC1/StrS family aminotransferase, whose protein sequence is MAESLAIDGGTPVRTENWPPLIPGGAVYGEEEKQAAIEVIEARSPFRYYGIEPLGKVDRFEAAYARYVGTRFALATHSGSTALSVALAALDAGPGTEVIMPAFMWIADVNAVVHLRAVPVLADIDETLNLDPGDIERRITPRTRVIIAVHMAGTAADMPAILEVADRHGIPVLEDCSQAAGARIGGRPVGSMGTAGATSLQYNKNFTTGEGGMITTDDDEVFRRAVCFHDTGFERDLEGVSTGEDSAFETFGMGVRMDELRGAVGLVQLEKLPSIIEGMQRHQVRLRETLGKTPGIQLRRIVDPEGDSGAYFSWIHDSAEAAARFTAAIRAEGIPAGEPHGGIHQYRYMSNLLNKAPVTTAGCPWTCPFNAESPMEYRAGMLPRSDDLLDQARILPLPAQLTDEDVDDVIRAFRKVARAVL